A portion of the Choristoneura fumiferana chromosome 6, NRCan_CFum_1, whole genome shotgun sequence genome contains these proteins:
- the LOC141428883 gene encoding ribonuclease Z, mitochondrial-like isoform X2 → MPKANSARIAEAQRQRQQISKKAEKYEKYGPSTVYLQVLGSGARGVPNTLYLFTDQKRYLFNCGECTQRLAHEHKVKLSKLDHIFITSKTWRNIGGLPGLSLTLQDVGVPQITLHGPDGLDELYNATRRFVIMKDMQVTMAKCSPSEDFEDNVMSVKYVIL, encoded by the exons ATGCCGAAAGCTAATTCTGCGCGGATAGCGGAAGCTCAGCGCCAGCGGCAGCAAATATCAAAGAAAGCcgaaaagtatgaaaaatacggacCGAGCACTGTTTACCTGCAAGTGCTCGGCTCAGGCGCGCGCGGCGTCCCCAACACACTGTACCTCTTCACTGATCAGAAACG CTATTTATTCAACTGTGGAGAATGCACCCAACGACTGGCCCATGAACACAAAGTAAAGCTTTCAAAACTTGACCACATATTCATCACAAGCAAAACATGGAGAAACATAGGAGGGCTGCCTGGTTTATCCCTGACGCTGCAAGACGTGGGGGTGCCACAGATTACACTACATGGACCTGATGGCTTG GATGAGTTATACAATGCAACAAGAAGATTCGTCATTATGAAAGATATGCAAGTGACCATGGCCAAATGTAGTCCAAGTGAAGATTTTGAGGACAATGTTATGAGCGTCAAATATGTAATACTGTAA
- the LOC141428883 gene encoding ribonuclease Z, mitochondrial-like isoform X1, with protein sequence MYGKSVFRVASVRNIRYYSKDSSKRLLEFLANMPKANSARIAEAQRQRQQISKKAEKYEKYGPSTVYLQVLGSGARGVPNTLYLFTDQKRYLFNCGECTQRLAHEHKVKLSKLDHIFITSKTWRNIGGLPGLSLTLQDVGVPQITLHGPDGLDELYNATRRFVIMKDMQVTMAKCSPSEDFEDNVMSVKYVIL encoded by the exons ATGTACGGTAAAAGTGTATTTCGAGTAGCTAGTGTTAGAAACATTCGTTATTACAGCAAAGATAGTTCTAAAAGACTATTGGAATTTCTAGCCAATATGCCGAAAGCTAATTCTGCGCGGATAGCGGAAGCTCAGCGCCAGCGGCAGCAAATATCAAAGAAAGCcgaaaagtatgaaaaatacggacCGAGCACTGTTTACCTGCAAGTGCTCGGCTCAGGCGCGCGCGGCGTCCCCAACACACTGTACCTCTTCACTGATCAGAAACG CTATTTATTCAACTGTGGAGAATGCACCCAACGACTGGCCCATGAACACAAAGTAAAGCTTTCAAAACTTGACCACATATTCATCACAAGCAAAACATGGAGAAACATAGGAGGGCTGCCTGGTTTATCCCTGACGCTGCAAGACGTGGGGGTGCCACAGATTACACTACATGGACCTGATGGCTTG GATGAGTTATACAATGCAACAAGAAGATTCGTCATTATGAAAGATATGCAAGTGACCATGGCCAAATGTAGTCCAAGTGAAGATTTTGAGGACAATGTTATGAGCGTCAAATATGTAATACTGTAA